Proteins from a single region of Gammaproteobacteria bacterium:
- a CDS encoding ABC transporter permease has product MLNYFVSRIASACLVILGVSCLVFFFIHLIPGDPIEVMLGESARPADREALRQALGLNQPVLTQLGQYLSNLAQFDLGHSLHSKEAISNVLWQRIPATVELALAGLLVALVLAFPLGIIAALKRDTAWDHSAMTVSLLGVAIPNFWMGPLLILVFAIGLGWLPVSGREQATSIILPALTLGTAMAAILSRMIRSTLLEVLGEDYIRTARAKGLSPYQIVSRHALRNAMLPVITLIGLQLGTLLGGAVITEIVFSWPGVGQLTIEAIQKRDYPVLQACILLISVSYVVVNTITDLIYGVLDPRVRLRES; this is encoded by the coding sequence ATGCTTAATTACTTCGTCAGCCGAATTGCCAGTGCATGTCTTGTCATACTTGGTGTTTCTTGCCTGGTTTTTTTCTTTATTCATCTCATTCCCGGTGACCCCATCGAAGTCATGTTGGGTGAGTCGGCACGTCCGGCAGATCGAGAAGCACTGCGGCAAGCATTAGGTCTGAACCAGCCAGTATTAACCCAACTAGGCCAATATTTGTCAAACCTCGCGCAATTTGATTTGGGTCACTCACTGCATTCTAAAGAAGCGATTAGCAATGTGTTATGGCAACGTATCCCGGCAACCGTTGAGTTGGCCTTGGCAGGTTTGCTGGTTGCTTTAGTGCTGGCTTTTCCGCTAGGTATTATTGCTGCACTAAAGCGCGATACTGCTTGGGACCATAGCGCTATGACGGTTTCGCTACTGGGCGTTGCTATCCCAAACTTCTGGATGGGGCCTTTGCTGATTTTAGTATTTGCTATTGGTTTGGGCTGGTTGCCCGTCAGTGGGCGAGAGCAAGCGACATCAATCATCTTGCCCGCATTGACCTTGGGCACAGCTATGGCTGCTATTTTATCGCGCATGATTCGCTCAACATTGCTTGAAGTATTAGGCGAAGATTATATTCGGACAGCGCGTGCTAAAGGCTTATCCCCTTATCAAATTGTATCGCGCCACGCTTTACGTAATGCCATGTTGCCAGTGATCACACTGATTGGTTTGCAATTGGGCACACTACTTGGCGGTGCCGTGATTACTGAAATTGTTTTTTCCTGGCCAGGGGTGGGCCAGCTAACGATTGAGGCTATACAAAAACGTGATTACCCCGTCCTACAAGCCTGTATATTACTCATTAGTGTCAGCTACGTTGTGGTGAACACGATAACAGATCTTATTTATGGCGTACTAGACCCTAGAGTGCGGCTTAGAGAATCATGA